The genomic stretch ATCAGTGCAGCCCTGGTGCTGGGAGAGGCCATCCACCCCATCACGGTCATCGGGCTGCTTCTGGTGCTGCTGGGCACCAGGATGGGGACGGCCGTCGGTGGTGCTTGAGGTGACCGGACGCAGCGCAGCAGCATCGCTCGCTCTGGCCCTGGGGGCCCTGCTGACCGTCACGGTCAGCCCGCCGCCGGCTTATTCCCGGCCATCGCCCCTGGAGGGGAGTGCCTGGCTGCTGGAGTCGATTCCGGGGCAGCGCGCGGTGCTGCCGCCGGCTCCGACCATGCGGCTGGAGAACGGCCGCATCAGCGGCAGCGACGGCTGCAACCGCTATGCCGCTTCCGTGCTGATCAGGGGCTCCGTCTTCCGGGTGAGCGCAGAGGGCCCCTCCACCCAGATGGCCTGCCCCGAGAGGCTGATGCGTCAGGCCGAGTCGTTCAGAGCAGCCCTCACGGCGGCCAGGGGCTACAGCCTCCGCAACGGCCAGCTGGAGCTGATGGCCGCCAATGGCACTCCTGTGGCCCGCTTCAGGCCCCAGCCCCAGGAGATCGCCGGCGCCCTCTGGATCGTCAGAGGGCTCAACAACGGCAAACAGGCGGTGGTGAGCCCTCTGACGGGGACCACCCTCAGCCTGGAGCTCAGCGCGCGCGGGCGGCTGGCGGGAACGGCTGGATGCAACCGCTACACCGCAACGGCAGTGCTCGGCCAGGGAACGATTCAGGTGGGACCACCGGCGGCGACCCGCAGGATCTGCGTGCGGCCCCGGGGAGTGATGGAGCAGGAGATCCAGTTTCTGAGCGCCCTTGAATCCGCCGGCCACTGGCAGATCGAGGCGAACCGGCTGGAGCTGCGGAGGCCCGATGGGGCCCTGGCGGTCACCCTTCGCCGCGCCGACGGCCGATGAGCAGCAGGGCTGCCGCGCTGGGGCTGGCTCTGGGGCTGGGGCTCGTTGGCCTGCAACCCGCGGCGGCTTCCCCTGTCTCCATGGCGCCCTGCCCAGCAGCGGCCCTGATCCAGCTGGGTGGGCCGCCCCTGGCCTCCGGGCGGATCAGCGGCCAGGTGAACGTCCCCCTGGAGCGGGCCAGCGGCGGTGACACCCCCGTGCTCAGCCTCCGGAGTGAAGGCGGCCCTGTGCGGTTGCTGCTCGACACCGGGGCCTCCACCACCCTGGTGAGCCCCGAGCTGATGCGGCGGCTGAAGCTCGTGGGCCGGCCCGTGGATCCGAAGTCCTTCACGCTCGCCGGGGCCGGAGAAGGCTGCCCGGACCTGAAGCCCGGGCGGGTGAAGCTGCCCGAACTGGTGCTTGCCGCTGGCGGCGAACGGCTTCGGCTCAGCGGCGTGGAGGCCCTGGTGCTGCCCGTGGCGGGATTGCCTCCAGGAATCGACGGTGTTCTGGGGGCTCCGCAGCTGCGTCAGCAGCCGCTCTGGATCGACCCCCACGGGCAGCGCCTGAGCATCGGCGCGCTGGCCCTCGCCGATGCCGGGCGTTTTCGCCGTAGTGCCAGTGCCGGGACCGCCGCCAGCCTGCCCCTGGTCTGGCGCGAGGGGGTGCCGCTGCTGCCCCTGGCTACACCCCGGGGCACGGAATTCGCCCTGGCCGACACCGGCGCCGAGGGGCTGTTCATCACGGCGGGACTGGCGGCGCGGCTGCAGCCGCTGGCACCGGCCAGGGCTCTGAGGCTCGCGGGGTTCTGCGGCGAGCAGTCGGCTCGCCTTCAGCCCCTCTCGGGCCTGGCTCTGCCAGGGGGCGATCCAGGCCGGCCGGTCGAGGCCATCGTGACGGCCAACCCAATCTTCACAAGCCTGGGGGTGAAAGCGATCGTGGGGCAGGAGCTGCTGCGCCGCCGGGCCCAGCTCTGGCGGCTCGACGCGGTGCCTGCGACGCTGACCCTCTGGCCCTAGCGCAGTGCCGATGCCGCAAGGATTCCCGTTCAGCGCCCTCCTGACCCGCGCCTGGCGCCGGCTGGGGCGGTCGATCAGGGAACTGCTGCAGCGTTCGGGAACCCTGAACGGCGAGCCCCTGAACAAGGCCAGCCTGCTGGTGATCGTGCTGGTCGATCTGGTGTTGCTGGTCAACATCTTCAGTGGCATGGCCGCCATCGCGGAGTGGCCCCTGAGCCCTCAGCAGGCCTTTCCCTGTCAGGCCGAGTGGAGCCTGTACCGGGACGGCGACAGCGACCGGCGGGAGCGGGACCTGGCGATTCTGCGCCGGGCCATTCCGCGCCGTGGACCAGGCGAGCCGCAGGCTTCCGCCCCCGATCCGAGCGTTCGCGCCAGGGCCCTCGAGGCCAGCCGTGACCACCTCGGCCGTGTTTCCCCCCTCTGCCTGGAATTCGCCGGCCATCAGGACCGCATCGCCGCTCAACCGGAGCTGCGCCAGTGGCAGAGGGAGCTGGATGCGGCCGAAACCGACATCACCAGGCTGGAGCAGCGGAACGCCGCGATCCGCTCCCAGTACGACTCCAGCCTGCTGGAGCGGATCGCCGGTCAGCCTGACTCCCGGTCCATCCAGGAGGTGCCGGCCTCCCAGGCCCGACGGCAGATCGACGCCAACAACGCCCGCATCGGTGCCCTGCGCGCCGAGGTGGTCACCCTCAACCAGCAGCTGCTGGAGGCCAGGGAGAGTCAGTCGTTTCTGAGGTTCCTGAACCGCAGCAGCGGCTACGAGGCGATGGAGCGGGCCTTCGCGAGGGCCGAGTTCTGGGCTCCCAGCCAGCGCCTGCTGCTGCAGGGCCTCTTCCTGATGCCGCTCGTGCTGCTGAGCCTGCTGATCCACCGCCACGCCCTGCGCCGGGGCCATGGCCTGCTGGCGCTGGTGAGCTGGCACCTGCTGGTGATCTCCCTGATCCCGCTGCTGCTGAAGCTGGCCGAAGCGGCTCAGGTCGGTGCGCTCTTCGAGCTGCTGCTGGCGGCGGTGCGAGCGATCGCCGGCAACCTGCGCTTCCTCGTGAACTACCTCTACCTGCTGGCGGTTCCGCTGGTGGGCTTCGCCCTGATCAGGCTGCTGCAGGCCCTGGTGTTCAACCCGAGGCTGCAGGCTGCGGAGCGGGTTCAGCGCGGCCGCTGTCTGCACTGCGGCCGCAGGCTCCCCAGCGGTGGCCGCCACTGCCCCCATTGCGGCTATGCCCAGTTCCGCGCCTGCGTCCACTGCCTCGAGCCCACCCACCGACATCTTCCCTATTGCAGCCACTGCGGCGCCGCCCAGCTGGAGGTGGCGCCACGGCCACTGAGCCCCCGGCCATGACATCCACCTCCTCCCAGAGGCCACGGCAGCGGCGTGGCCTCTGGCCCCTGCTCCCCCTCCTGCTGCTCCTGACCCTCGCCGTGTCGCAGCTGCTGGCTCCCTCCGTGGCCGGCGCCCCCGCCACCGGCAGCAGCTACGCCCTGGCCCAGGCCGCCTCCTTCAACCGACCCAGCCACTACCCACTCGACCAGCGCCCCGATCCGCGCCTGTACCAGGCCCACGCCGACTGGATCGGGCGGCTGATCCTGCCCGGCAGCTCCGAGACAGACCGGGACCCCGGCGACTGGGTCTGGATCGAGATCGAGCACGCTCCGCCCATGGCCCGGGAGTTGGAGGGGCAGGTGCTGCGCCTGGAGTGGGCTGAGCGGCCGGCCCTGCGGGAGCTGGTGGAGCGGGTGAGCACCGATGTGCGCTTCGCTCCTGCGGCGCAGGAGCTCGAGGAGCAGGGCAACCTCCTTCCCCGGCGGCTGGATGGTCGCCTGCGGGTGGGTCCGCTGCAGTCGCTGGCGGGGGCCCGCCCCAACGACGATCTGATCGTGCAGCTCGAGGAGGTGGAGCTGACGCCGGAGACAGATGGCTCCACCCGGCTGAGCATCGGCCGACCCCCGCTGCAGATCACCGGCCGTTATGTGGGCCTGGGAGAGATCCTTGGCCCCGTTGGCGAGGAGCCCGATCACTTCCGGGTGCGCCACTGGAGCCCGAGCCGGGGAGACTTCAGCGGCCCCGAGGACGTGGTGCGTGTCCCCCAGCAGCCGCGTGACCGCTTCGGCCGCTGGATCTCCACGCCCCGGGGGTTCAGCTCGAATCCCCTGGGAGCTCAGGGGTGGTACCTCTACGGGGCTCCCGACGCCGAGGGGCTGTTCACGGTTCAGGCCATCAGGCCAAGGGCCCTGCACCGGCTCCATCCCGATGCCGTGCTGCCCGCGGCCCGTCAGGGAATTCCCTACATCCTGCACGGCAACTGGGCCGACACCCCCCGGCAACGGGGCCGGATCCGGCGGGTGCTGCTGGAGCCCGCTGGATCCGGCCCCTCCAGACAGACCACTGGGCCGGTGGGTGAGCGCTGGCGGCCGGGGGATCGGGCCCTGCTGATCCACAGCTTCGGCGGCATCGGCGGGCCCGGGGGAGAGCGGATCAGCGGCTTCACCGTGACCGGCCACTTCGCCTTCGGGGAAGCGCGGGTGGTGAGCGATGCCATCACCGGCGAGCCGCGCTTCGATCTGCGTTATCACCAGATCTATGCCAACAACCCGAACGGCATTGTCTCGGGAACCCAGGACTGGACCGCCTTCAGCGGCGACCTGCAACGGGGCTGGATGGGCTCACGGCCGATCTCCGATGTGCTGAT from Synechococcus sp. CBW1107 encodes the following:
- a CDS encoding META domain-containing protein — translated: MTGRSAAASLALALGALLTVTVSPPPAYSRPSPLEGSAWLLESIPGQRAVLPPAPTMRLENGRISGSDGCNRYAASVLIRGSVFRVSAEGPSTQMACPERLMRQAESFRAALTAARGYSLRNGQLELMAANGTPVARFRPQPQEIAGALWIVRGLNNGKQAVVSPLTGTTLSLELSARGRLAGTAGCNRYTATAVLGQGTIQVGPPAATRRICVRPRGVMEQEIQFLSALESAGHWQIEANRLELRRPDGALAVTLRRADGR
- a CDS encoding retropepsin-like aspartic protease, encoding MSSRAAALGLALGLGLVGLQPAAASPVSMAPCPAAALIQLGGPPLASGRISGQVNVPLERASGGDTPVLSLRSEGGPVRLLLDTGASTTLVSPELMRRLKLVGRPVDPKSFTLAGAGEGCPDLKPGRVKLPELVLAAGGERLRLSGVEALVLPVAGLPPGIDGVLGAPQLRQQPLWIDPHGQRLSIGALALADAGRFRRSASAGTAASLPLVWREGVPLLPLATPRGTEFALADTGAEGLFITAGLAARLQPLAPARALRLAGFCGEQSARLQPLSGLALPGGDPGRPVEAIVTANPIFTSLGVKAIVGQELLRRRAQLWRLDAVPATLTLWP
- a CDS encoding zinc ribbon domain-containing protein, producing MPQGFPFSALLTRAWRRLGRSIRELLQRSGTLNGEPLNKASLLVIVLVDLVLLVNIFSGMAAIAEWPLSPQQAFPCQAEWSLYRDGDSDRRERDLAILRRAIPRRGPGEPQASAPDPSVRARALEASRDHLGRVSPLCLEFAGHQDRIAAQPELRQWQRELDAAETDITRLEQRNAAIRSQYDSSLLERIAGQPDSRSIQEVPASQARRQIDANNARIGALRAEVVTLNQQLLEARESQSFLRFLNRSSGYEAMERAFARAEFWAPSQRLLLQGLFLMPLVLLSLLIHRHALRRGHGLLALVSWHLLVISLIPLLLKLAEAAQVGALFELLLAAVRAIAGNLRFLVNYLYLLAVPLVGFALIRLLQALVFNPRLQAAERVQRGRCLHCGRRLPSGGRHCPHCGYAQFRACVHCLEPTHRHLPYCSHCGAAQLEVAPRPLSPRP
- a CDS encoding type II CAAX prenyl endopeptidase Rce1 family protein, whose protein sequence is MTSTSSQRPRQRRGLWPLLPLLLLLTLAVSQLLAPSVAGAPATGSSYALAQAASFNRPSHYPLDQRPDPRLYQAHADWIGRLILPGSSETDRDPGDWVWIEIEHAPPMARELEGQVLRLEWAERPALRELVERVSTDVRFAPAAQELEEQGNLLPRRLDGRLRVGPLQSLAGARPNDDLIVQLEEVELTPETDGSTRLSIGRPPLQITGRYVGLGEILGPVGEEPDHFRVRHWSPSRGDFSGPEDVVRVPQQPRDRFGRWISTPRGFSSNPLGAQGWYLYGAPDAEGLFTVQAIRPRALHRLHPDAVLPAARQGIPYILHGNWADTPRQRGRIRRVLLEPAGSGPSRQTTGPVGERWRPGDRALLIHSFGGIGGPGGERISGFTVTGHFAFGEARVVSDAITGEPRFDLRYHQIYANNPNGIVSGTQDWTAFSGDLQRGWMGSRPISDVLIKLQPFDDLTVDGRPLSLLRELAIQAEVLMARYRSGDGTGVSTVTPSTSCVQDSSQALYIAIDRLRRRAAEDPGLRRWLQLHPQDSASRAIRQLARLSSSLDQLLTPFGTVRSDWRHNASVVAGETFVRGETGLDALMSWRSMLPRRAHDDMARVFLQHGASLWFLRSNQLAGGDTTIEPLAPTLLLGQIPMLSILLRRFSDALFAPLGPAALGRALAILAIYAALALPLGWRSGFLSPWRLEAFGPALRAIPGLLLMPALGEELVFRVALLPHPLEGGSLAGAVAWGVLSVGLFVLYHPLAARCWYPPGRGLFRDGRFLMQCALLGAACVLAYGATGSVWPPVLLHGLAVTLWLWGLGGRARMQDLPQPIP